A genomic segment from Biomphalaria glabrata chromosome 16, xgBioGlab47.1, whole genome shotgun sequence encodes:
- the LOC106078594 gene encoding uncharacterized protein LOC106078594 isoform X3 produces the protein MSSRAIARGLRERNTVRGADELERAEIKRRSRSEGPNRRVRQSMDEREGGKKQTYDGGGRYRRELDSPDSDDSDDVMRPAAHESDSESDREKWTKNPLIVRRVKRSDKKEGEKRYSGAEKSSHFKNNESYFQDPNGSGGSQGGSNSGSRDSGRGNSKYQKLEEMRKRRLNLSVTSDEESTPASRISRLRQRAIQSGLGEQTQTSLHPIRPVDVSQYDNVKILRQQNQNNAVSLLQKNVSNSSKSNPPQHTAVKQLSANESKSFLQSAQNQKSVFSNVQNQTPSGQTPVYQQAGVVHRHSFTQPTSKQAPARPPPPNISGTRQSLYSVQDTNRALYNSSPEVTVRKFSTQVRIPSADSILESNPPMNSRVTNQNISYTQNTGASQAAPKSQFNEVVELRLKNFRTDKMRAQQKPSKSELIQADKYGMSEDSLDELIESNIQYLDSELDKEKAKRNSQVVSRSSSLPDPRRMTTNASSGPTLQEPRSFQVQASTSIQFHVSLPIDSRNDNQSGPPLIKIAPSNSIDYHTRDNQFRSQPDVVPRKYSYDSHAKTSRPNSEYFDRDDLSKSDSQLNAQVVIPSYMGNNLHPNQAYARGCMSDMNLRSDVASSLQVPLSEKGMFSDVEYDIEVSERVKKWETYMKVQDLSNEKKNANLTTIQENNEIEALMLPSEVRKSVLLNKQGEYGMYPKETKPSLLTKPRNFSSDTSINKSSDSPKLFSVETNAHRFFQVIQDPQTQPKLGAHSHSISSILRAPITINANKNFMSAKELHQYMLANRQSALPATSGPMIASSQAVIHYAPGYSPSSSQDESSSLTKRSPVLKQRDSLKRVSRYQDELEEISNVKSDSVISLRRRFDTDSATVTSEDDQKSVSTVSARLSRPSQNDSESSDWTKMIPGYQSKIKDLDVWSPNLESTQGVPVSIERVTARTLQTIPFSEDPFWKEIEEMTTFDPSTMAGHLSSGNAQDRSHLIEQVKSQYQVELIPPHSSTLPNQPRSNLLSNKDRMHRSKSLYTPNIAPLTINVDKMSSTISALDDVLDDISRSSIERKQLSPKKRAFETESTKVAPLASVYTEGNQSGYKLGTSQHGFVKPNNEPATKAFDVNSFNQIKTEQVSVSKQPLQFYQQQRQQNQQNGGSQPNRQSQMLPGANNNNYQLDPDLLKQKLLSTGLVVETDTEDSVPSATYRNSSDIARSSYNGATYPANTQFHDSAPTYIPKPIESNPQIKSFIPKGSSALDEIQKALEPFSTSYQPGPESLYGTSTLESFKSSGFDTTRGPQTKSTGWSYQPPALEYKSYQPSRTERMSSTEPSLASTTSNTLQKVNESMDDLKDLAQTVEKRINIIKAKLQSADEKSLDNILSSLKKLTPEVKTGEEDVSSFEDYYTNKKSKLSDALSELDRIYKSLEISHEEMASVKERGKYKHYRPTKSSDCFLAPQPKSEHLKPMQTRISSFYIPGLDNRNKQLDKDTESEFDILSKSFQAIVDEVNQTTDLFSKNRADNTAPETQKQTFKITLKPGESSQSSVTPKSISGVHDPYNDFTSSKTNKSQEVKPKFGRFRSKLQETGESDQNINTTISKLQETGESDLTIKTTRSKSVPELQSGNSEVADSKLEESSSGDSIIATSMSNSALTNNTSTQQAVSKGQRSRVRPVRDNKIIQDDRAIRRGSNEKIMPSPQPSPKVTRKIIYNNGLDLDKKQSNSSSFQDVSSDGAILILPKEQLHKVKAMAQLPDSKRQDSDQNSVSLTVLSPATQKKIPPPTAAKPVNRPELINNPIKSQIFPPSKQELQRVNVNLQLNTNNDSSGSSGVTLTSSTASTASINLTPPVFDGAPPKLQHSLNADSEGSQGGGQRSKRKLGLGVALMLDKFSAGEEGGDQMKKRLGTRSAPDLCTSGDGLEKAASAKNEDTKSVLQVQLSGNQLAKPISLTVSEKSPLMRTTTVSSLERKLTDPESKGHSSGTSSPSSPINKPPQHPWKRLLSDPDRAIESTETASIGSPKIISKIFKTVNVEGVVSKVSETSPVVRRVRPSNRKIQTETDNIRPHSFHELLSYFETRHKRVDQLRKCASADAVYTQVLVDKMFQSEPDLSILENDLGKKNVVLKLEMKVIS, from the coding sequence ATGTCCAGCCGCGCTATAGCCAGAGGTCTCAGAGAGCGAAACACTGTACGCGGGGCGGATGAACTGGAGAGAGCCGAAATCAAAAGAAGGTCCCGGAGCGAGGGGCCAAACAGGAGGGTTCGTCAGTCTATGGATGAGAGAGAGGGcggtaaaaaacaaacatacgATGGAGGTGGACGATACAGGCGCGAGTTGGACTCACCAGATTCAGACGACAGTGATGACGTAATGAGACCAGCTGCCCACGAGTCAGACAGCGAAAGTGATAGAGAGAAATGGACCAAGAACCCATTAATTGTTAGACGAGTGAAAAGGTCTGACAAGAAAGAAGGTGAAAAACGTTACAGTGGCGCTGAAAAAAGCagccattttaaaaacaacGAATCGTATTTCCAAGATCCTAACGGAAGCGGTGGTAGTCAAGGGGGAAGTAATTCTGGTTCTAGAGATAGCGGAAGAGGAAATAGCAAGTACCAAAAGTTAGAAGAAATGCGAAAACGTAGACTTAATTTATCTGTCACTTCAGATGAAGAATCTACACCAGCATCCAGAATCTCCAGACTACGACAGAGAGCTATACAAAGTGGTCTTGGGGAACAAACTCAGACAAGTCTCCATCCTATCCGGCCCGTTGATGTTAGCCAGTACGATAACGTTAAAATCCTTCGTCAACAAAATCAGAACAATGCTGTAAGCCTTCTACAGAAGAATGTATCCAACAGTTCGAAATCCAATCCTCCCCAGCACACAGCAGTGAAACAGCTTTCAGCCAATGAATCCAAATCATTTCTCCAGTCGGCACAAAATCAAAAGTCAGTTTTCAGCAACGTACAAAACCAGACTCCATCTGGTCAGACACCAGTCTACCAGCAAGCCGGAGTTGTGCATAGACACTCTTTCACTCAGCCCACTTCAAAGCAAGCTCCGGCCAGACCTCCCCCTCCTAACATTTCAGGAACCCGACAGTCTTTGTATTCAGTTCAAGATACAAACCGCGCTCTCTACAACAGTTCTCCCGAAGTAACAGTTCGTAAGTTTTCAACTCAAGTTCGGATTCCTTCAGCTGATTCAATTCTTGAGTCGAATCCTCCAATGAACTCAAGGGTGACAAATCAGAACATTTCATATACACAAAATACTGGCGCTTCCCAGGCAGCGCCAAAGTCTCAATTTAATGAGGTGGTTGAGTTGAGGCTCAAAAACTTTCGCACCGATAAAATGAGAGCGCAGCAAAAACCTTCTAAATCCGAATTGATCCAAGCTGATAAGTATGGGATGAGTGAGGACTCGCTAGACGAGTTGATCGAATCAAACATTCAATATTTGGACAGTGAATTAGACAAAGAAAAGGCTAAAAGGAATTCTCAAGTTGTGTCCAGATCGTCCAGTTTACCAGATCCTAGAAGAATGACAACGAATGCTTCATCTGGCCCAACTCTTCAAGAACCACGATCTTTTCAAGTTCAGGCTAGTACCAGCATTCAGTTTCATGTTTCCTTGCCTATTGACAGTCGTAATGACAACCAATCCGGACCACCTCTAATTAAGATCGCACCATCCAATAGCATCGACTATCACACGCGTGACAATCAGTTTCGTTCACAGCCTGATGTCGTTCCCAGAAAATATTCCTATGACAGTCATGCCAAGACATCCAGACCAAATAGTGAATATTTTGATCGAGACGACCTGTCCAAATCTGACAGCCAGCTGAATGCACAGGTCGTTATACCAAGTTATATGGGGAACAATCTTCATCCTAACCAAGCTTACGCCCGTGGGTGTATGAGTGATATGAATCTAAGGTCCGATGTGGCGAGTTCTTTACAAGTCCCATTAAGTGAAAAAGGAATGTTTTCCGATGTTGAGTATGACATTGAAGTGTCTGAGCGTGTGAAGAAATGGGAAACGTACATGAAGGTACAGGACTtatcaaatgaaaagaaaaatgcgAACCTTACAACAATACAAGAAAACAATGAAATTGAAGCACTGATGCTTCCCAGTGAAGTCCGAAAGTCTGTCTTATTAAATAAACAAGGAGAGTATGGAATGTATCCTAAAGAAACCAAACCTTCGCTGCTAACCAAACCTAGAAACTTCAGCTCTGACACGTCTATTAATAAAAGTAGTGATTCGCCAAAACTGTTTTCTGTAGAAACCAATGCCCATAGGTTTTTCCAGGTCATTCAAGACCCACAAACACAACCTAAATTAGGAGCACACTCACATAGTATCAGCTCTATCTTGCGAGCCCCAATTACGATAAACGCAAATAAAAATTTCATGAGTGCAAAAGAACTTCACCAATACATGTTGGCTAATCGCCAAAGTGCCCTGCCTGCTACAAGTGGTCCAATGATAGCTTCTAGTCAGGCAGTGATTCATTACGCACCTGGCTACAGTCCTTCATCGTCTCAGGATGAATCATCGTCTCTTACCAAAAGGTCTCCTGTGTTAAAGCAAAGGGACTCGTTGAAACGTGTTTCCAGATATCAGGATGAACTGGAGGAGATTAGCAACGTTAAATCGGATTCTGTCATAAGTTTACGTCGACGTTTTGATACAGATTCTGCCACAGTGACGTCAGAGGATGATCAAAAGTCGGTCTCCACTGTCTCCGCTAGACTAAGCCGACCTTCTCAGAATGATTCCGAGTCATCTGATTGGACTAAAATGATACCAGGATATCAAAGTAAAATCAAAGATTTAGATGTCTGGTCTCCTAATCTTGAAAGTACTCAAGGAGTACCAGTCAGTATTGAACGTGTAACCGCCAGAACTCTGCAGACGATACCTTTTTCAGAAGATCCTTTCTGGAAGGAAATTGAGGAAATGACAACCTTTGACCCTAGTACTATGGCTGGTCATTTAAGTTCAGGGAACGCCCAAGACAGAAGCCATTTAATAGAACAAGTCAAATCCCAATATCAAGTGGAACTGATTCCACCGCACAGTTCTACTTTACCCAACCAGCCCAGAAGTAATCTCTTGTCCAACAAGGACCGAATGCATAGATCCAAGTCTTTGTACACACCAAACATCGCTCCTCTAACCATCAATGTGGACAAAATGTCTAGCACTATCAGCGCCTTAGACGATGTACTAGATGACATAAGCAGATCTTCCATTGAGAGGAAACAGTTAAGTCCCAAGAAAAGAGCGTTTGAGACCGAGTCCACTAAGGTTGCACCGCTTGCTTCAGTTTACACTGAAGGGAATCAGTCAGGCTATAAGCTAGGAACAAGTCAACATGGCTTTGTGAAACCTAACAACGAGCCTGCAACTAAAGCCTTTGATGTAAACAGTTTCAACCAGATTAAAACAGAGCAAGTATCTGTGTCAAAGCAACCTTTACAGTTTTATCAACAACAAAGGCAACAAAATCAACAAAACGGAGGCTCTCAGCCTAACCGCCAGTCTCAGATGTTACCAGGGGCCAACAATAACAACTACCAGCTTGATCCAGACTTGTTGAAACAAAAACTACTTAGCACTGGCCTAGTTGTTGAGACAGACACAGAGGATAGCGTGCCATCAGCAACTTACCGCAATAGCTCAGACATTGCTAGGTCATCTTATAATGGAGCAACTTATCCAGCCAACACACAGTTTCATGACTCTGCACCAACCTATATACCGAAACCGATAGAAAGTAATCCACAGATCAAATCATTTATTCCTAAAGGCTCTAGCGCACTGGATGAGATTCAAAAAGCTCTAGAACCATTCAGTACATCCTATCAGCCAGGGCCAGAATCATTGTATGGCACTTCCACTCTGGAGTCATTTAAAAGCTCAGGTTTTGATACAACCAGGGGTCCTCAGACTAAATCAACTGGATGGTCTTATCAACCCCCAGCATTGGAATACAAATCCTATCAACCCAGTAGAACAGAACGGATGTCTTCCACAGAGCCATCATTAGCAAGCACAACATCAAACACCTTGCAGAAAGTCAATGAATCCATGGATGATTTGAAAGACTTAGCCCAGACAGTGGAGAAAAGGATTAACATTATTAAAGCCAAGCTTCAGAGCGCTGATGAAAAAAGTCTTGATAACATTTTAAGCTCGTTGAAAAAATTAACCCCTGAAGTGAAGACTGGAGAAGAGGATGTAAGTTcttttgaagattattacacaaacaaaaagtctaaacTCTCTGATGCTTTATCGGAACTTGATAGAATTTacaaaagtttagaaataagtCACGAAGAAATGGCCTCTGTAAAAGAAAGAGGAAAATATAAACACTATCGACCCACTAAATCTAGTGACTGCTTTCTGGCACCCCAACCCAAGTCTGAACATCTCAAACCAATGCAAACAAGAATCTCTTCTTTCTATATTCCTGGACTTGACAACAGAAACAAACAATTAGATAAAGACACAGAATCGGAATTCGACATTTTATCAAAGTCTTTCCAAGCTATTGTTGATGAAGTTAATCAGACAACAGACTTGTTTTCCAAGAACAGAGCAGACAACACGGCTCCAGAAACACAAAAGCAGACctttaaaataactttaaagCCTGGAGAGTCTTCACAATCAAGTGTAACTCCCAAATCTATTTCTGGAGTACACGATCCTTATAATGATTTCACTTCGAGCAAAACTAACAAGTCGCAGGAAGTTAAACCTAAATttggtagatttagatctaaattacaaGAAACCGGGGAATCAGATCAGAATATTAACACAACAATATCTAAACTGCAAGAAACCGGGGAATCAGATCTAACTATTAAGACAACAAGATCTAAATCTGTTCCAGAGTTACAGTCTGGAAATTCAGAGGTAGCAGATTCAAAATTAGAAGAATCAAGTTCTGGTGACAGTATAATAGCTACAAGTATGTCAAACAGTGCCTTGACTAACAACACATCTACACAACAGGCTGTCTCCAAAGGTCAGCGCAGTAGAGTCAGGCCTGTTAGAGATAACAAAATTATTCAAGACGATAGGGCAATACGCAGGGGAAGTAATGAAAAAATAATGCCTTCACCTCAACCTTCACCTAAagtgactaggaaaataatttACAACAACGGTCTCGACTTAGACAAAAAGCAAAGCAACTCTTCGTCTTTCCAAGATGTGTCATCAGATGGTGCAATACTAATTCTTCCAAAAGAACAACTGCACAAAGTCAAAGCAATGGCTCAACTTCCAGATAGTAAACGTCAAGATTCTGATCAAAACTCTGTTTCTCTGACAGTTCTGTCCCCTGCAACTCAGAAGAAGATCCCCCCACCTACTGCAGCCAAGCCAGTCAATCGTCCAGAATTAATCAATAATCCAATCAAATCTCAAATATTTCCTCCATCTAAACAAGAGCTCCAGCGGGTAAATGTCAATCTTCAACTGAATACAAACAATGACAGCAGTGGCAGCAGTGGTGTGACGTTGACTTCCTCTACAGCTTCAACTGCCAGCATCAACCTCACCCCACCAGTATTTGATGGAGCACCACCCAAACTTCAGCATTCTCTCAACGCAGACTCTGAAGGCAGCCAAGGGGGTGGTCAAAGATCCAAAAGAAAACTTGGATTAGGAGTAGCTCTGATGTTAGACAAGTTCAGTGCTGGTGAGGAGGGGGGAGATCAAATGAAGAAACGTCTGGGAACACGTAGTGCCCCAGATCTGTGCACTTCTGGTGATGGGCTGGAGAAAGCTGCCAGTGCTAAGAATGAAGATACAAAGTCTGTCTTACAAGTTCAGTTGTCAGGAAATCAATTAGCTAAGCCTATCAGTTTAACTGTATCAGAAAAGTCTCCATTGATGAGAACCACTACAGTGTCTTCATTAGAAAGAAAATTGACAGATCCAGAGAGTAAAGGTCATAGTTCAGGGACATCATCTCCATCATCCCCTATTAATAAGCCCCCACAACATCCATGGAAAAGATTATTATCTGACCCTGACAGAGCCATAGAGTCTACAGAAACAGCTAGCATAGGATCACCCAAAATTATTTCCAAGATCTTCAAAACAGTCAATGTGGAAGGTGTTGTGTCTAAAGTATCAGAAACAAGTCCTGTTGTCCGAAGAGTTCGCCCCAGCAATCGTAAAATTCAAACTGAAACAGATAACATCAGACCACACAGTTTTCATGAGCTTCTCTCTTATTTTGAAACTCGGCACAAGAGAGTAGATCAACTCAGAAAATGTGCCTCTGCTGATGCTGTGTACACTCAAGTCCTGGTGGATAAAATGTTTCAGTCTGAACCAGACCTGTCCATATTAGAGAATGACCTTGGAAAGAAAAATGTTGTCTTAAAGTTGGAAATGAAAGTGATAAGCTGA